TGGATCACGCAAGAGCCAAACGCCGGTGTAGGTCATGCCGCTATCATCCGGTTGGATCAGCAGGAAATGTAGGCCCTTAGCCGCCTGCTTGCGTTCCATAAACGTTTCCCCGGCTGTACGCACTTCTGGATCGGCCACCGTGGTGAGAATGTGCCGATCGCGTTCCCCGGCCCGCAAAATCACCCCATCCAATTCCCCCGCCACATAATTGACCGCGATCGGTTCCACCCCTGCTAACCAGCGCGCCAAGGGCATGGACTTGCGGCCCCCGTTGATCACCACACCGGGCAACAGCTGGCTGGACGCGAGGCCCACCCGCAAGGGGTCGTGCATCTCCGGCAGAAAAGAGAGCGGAATGGGCCGATCGAGGAACAGATCCAAAAAATCTCCAGCGACGATACTGGCAAACCGCCAACGATCGCCCCAGAGGGTTTCGGGAATGGGTACGGGG
The Alkalinema sp. FACHB-956 DNA segment above includes these coding regions:
- a CDS encoding Tab2 family RNA-binding protein, encoding MLNPPVPIPETLWGDRWRFASIVAGDFLDLFLDRPIPLSFLPEMHDPLRVGLASSQLLPGVVINGGRKSMPLARWLAGVEPIAVNYVAGELDGVILRAGERDRHILTTVADPEVRTAGETFMERKQAAKGLHFLLIQPDDSGMTYTGVWLLRDPEVA